One window of the Epinephelus moara isolate mb chromosome 22, YSFRI_EMoa_1.0, whole genome shotgun sequence genome contains the following:
- the ago3b gene encoding protein argonaute-3 isoform X4: protein MEIGTTVAVGAAAEAQALFTLPRRPGYGTLGKPIKLLANCFQVEIPKIDVYLYEVDIKPDKCPRRVNREVVDSMVQHFKVTIFGDCLPVYDGKRSLYTATPLPVATGGVDLDVTLPGDGGKDRPFKVTIRFVSLVSWHMLHEVLTGRGVAQPVDLEKPISTNPVHAVDVVLRHLPSMKYTPVGRSFFSSPEGYDHPLGGGREVWFGFHQSVRPAMWKMMLNIDVSATAFYKAQPVIQFMCEVLDIHNIDEQPRPLTDSHRVKFTKEIKGLKVEVTHCGTMRRKYRVCNVTRRPASLQTFPLQLESGQTVERTVAQYFREKYSLQLKYPHLPCLQVGQEQKHTYLPLEVCNIVPGQRCIKKLTDNQTSTMIKATARSAPDRQEEISRLVRSANYEADPFVQEFQFRVRDEMAQVTGRVLPAPMLQYGGRVSSEPFMNRTVATPSHGVWDMRGKQFHTGVEIKMWAIACFATQRQCREEILKSFTDQLRKISKDAGMPIQGQPCFCKYAQGADSVEPMFRHLKNTYAGLQLIIVILPGKTPVYAEVKRVGDTLLGMATQCVQVKNVVKTSPQTLSNLCLKINVKLGGINNILVPHQRPSVFQQPVIFLGADVTHPPAGDGKKPSIAAVVGSMDAHPSRYCATVRVQRPRQEVIQDLASMVRELLIQFYKSTRYKPTRIIFYRDGVSEGQFRQVLYYELLAIREACISLEKEYQPGITYIVVQKRHHTRLFCADRNERVGRSGNIPAGTTVDTDITHPYEFDFYLCSHAGIQGTSRPSHYHVLWDDNCFTGDEFQLLTYQLCHTYVRCTRSVSIPAPAYYAHLVAFRARYHLVDKEHDSAEGSHVSGQSNGRDPTALAKAVQIHHDTLTTMYFA, encoded by the exons ATGGAAATCGGAACAACAG TAGCCGTTGGAGCAGCCGCTGAAGCACAAGCCCTTTTTACGTTGCCACGGCGACCTGGCTATGGCACCCTTGGGAAGCCCATCAAGCTTCTGGCCAACTGCTTCCAGGTGGAAATACCCAAGATCGACGTGTATCTGTATGAGGTGGACATCAAGCCTGATAAATGTCCTCGTCGGGTCAACAG GGAGGTGGTGGACTCCATGGTTCAGCATTTCAAGGTGACCATCTTTGGCGACTGTCTGCCAGTTTATGATGGGAAGAGAAGCCTCTACACAGCGACCCCACTCCCCGTTGCCACCGGAGGG GTGGATCTGGATGTCACCCTGCCAGGTGACGGTGGGAAGGACCGCCCATTTAAAGTCACCATTAGGTTTGTGTCACTGGTCAGCTGGCACATGCTGCATGAAGTCTTGACGGGACGTGGTGTGGCCCAGCCAGTGGACCTGGAGAAACCGATCAGCACCAACCCCGTTCACGCCGTGGACGTCGTCCTTCGACACCTGCCCTCCATGAA GTACACGCCTGTCGGACgatccttcttctcctccccaGAGGGCTATGACCACCCGCtaggtggagggagagaggtgtGGTTTGGCTTCCATCAGTCAGTGCGGCCGGCCATGTGGAAAATGATGCTCAACATCGATG TGTCAGCCACAgctttttataaagcccagcCGGTCATCCAGTTCATGTGTGAAGTCCTGGACATTCACAACATTGACGAGCAGCCCCGCCCCCTCACTGACTCCCACAGGGTCAAGTTCACCAAAGAGATCAAAG GTCTTAAAGTGGAAGTGACACACTGTGGAACCATGCGTAGGAAGTACAGAGTCTGCAATGTAACACGACGCCCTGCCAGCCTCCAGAC ATTTCCGTTGCAGCTTGAGAGCGGTCAGACAGTTGAACGTACAGTGGCGCAGTACTTCAGGGAGAAGTACAGCCTGCAGCTTAAGTACCCCCACCTGCCTTGTCTGCAGGTGGGCCAGGAGCAGAAACACACCTACCTGCCCCTGGAG GTGTGTAACATTGTACCTGGTCAGCGGTGCATAAAAAAACTAACAGACAACCAGACGTCGACCATGATCAAAGCAACAGCCCGCTCTGcaccagacagacaggaggagatcAGCAGACTG gTGAGGAGTGCAAATTACGAGGCCGACCCGTTTGTTCAGGAGTTTCAGTTCCGCGTGCGCGATGAGATGGCTCAAGTGACGGGCCGCGTCCTGCCGGCCCCCATGCTGCAATATGGCGGCAGGGTGAGCTCTGAACCATTTATG AACCGCACGGTGGCCACACCCAGCCATGGGGTGTGGGACATGAGGGGGAAGCAGTTTCACACTGGAGTGGAGATCAAGATGTGGGCCATCGCCTGCTTCGCCACCCAGAGGCAGTGCCGAGAAGAGATCCTCAA GAGCTTTACTGACCAGCTGCGTAAAATCTCAAAGGATGCTGGGATGCCGATTCAAGGTCAGCCATGCTTCTGTAAATACGCCCAGGGAGCCGACAGCGTGGAACCCATGTTCAGACACCTGAAGAACACCTATGCTGGGCTGCAGCTCATCATTGTAATCCTGCCTGGGAAAACACCGGTCTATG CTGAGGTGAAGCGGGTGGGTGACACCCTCCTCGGCATGGCCACTCAGTGTGTGCAAGTGAAGAACGTAGTGAAGACGTCCCCACAGACCCTCTCAAACCTCTGCCTCAAGATCAACGTCAAGCTGGGAGGAATCAACAACATCCTGGTTCCACACCAACG ACCCTCTGTATTCCAGCAGCCTGTCATCTTCCTTGGGGCTGATGTCACTCATCCTCCAGCAGGAGACGGGAAAAAGCCATCTATTGCAGCG GTGGTAGGCAGCATGGACGCCCACCCCAGCAGGTACTGTGCTACAGTGAGGGTCCAGAGGCCCAGACAGGAGGTCATCCAGGATTTGGCCTCCATGGTGCGGGAGCTCTTGATCCAGTTTTACAAATCGACCCGCTACAAGCCAACCAGGATCATCTTCTACAGGGATGGAGTGTCAGAGGGACAGTTCAGACAG GTGCTGTACTATGAGCTGCTGGCCATTAGAGAGGCTTGCATCAGTCTGGAGAAGGAATACCAGCCGGGGATCACCTACATTGTTGTACAGAAACGCCATCACACTCGTCTCTTCTGTGCAGATCGCAATGAGCGG GTTGGGCGAAGTGGAAACATTCCTGCCGGCACCACAGTGGACACAGACATCACCCACCCTTATGAGTTTGACTTTTACCTCTGCAGTCATGCTGGAATCCAG GGTACGAGCCGACCTTCCCACTACCATGTTCTGTGGGACGACAACTGTTTCACCGGCGACGAGTTCCAGCTCCTCACCTACCAGCTGTGCCACACCTACGTCCGCTGCACGCGCTCCGTCTCCATCCCAGCACCGGCCTACTACGCCCACCTGGTGGCCTTCCGCGCCCGCTACCATCTGGTTGACAAAGAGCACGACAG TGCGGAGGGCAGCCACGTCTCAGGGCAGAGTAATGGCAGGGACCCCACGGCGCTGGCCAAGGCTGTTCAGATACACCACGACACACTGACGACCATGTATTTCGCCTGA
- the ago3b gene encoding protein argonaute-3 isoform X1, whose amino-acid sequence MEIGTTVAVGAAAEAQALFTLPRRPGYGTLGKPIKLLANCFQVEIPKIDVYLYEVDIKPDKCPRRVNREVVDSMVQHFKVTIFGDCLPVYDGKRSLYTATPLPVATGGVDLDVTLPGDGGKDRPFKVTIRFVSLVSWHMLHEVLTGRGVAQPVDLEKPISTNPVHAVDVVLRHLPSMKYTPVGRSFFSSPEGYDHPLGGGREVWFGFHQSVRPAMWKMMLNIDVSATAFYKAQPVIQFMCEVLDIHNIDEQPRPLTDSHRVKFTKEIKGLKVEVTHCGTMRRKYRVCNVTRRPASLQTFPLQLESGQTVERTVAQYFREKYSLQLKYPHLPCLQVGQEQKHTYLPLEVCNIVPGQRCIKKLTDNQTSTMIKATARSAPDRQEEISRLVRSANYEADPFVQEFQFRVRDEMAQVTGRVLPAPMLQYGGRVSSEPFMPQQINPALSLQNRTVATPSHGVWDMRGKQFHTGVEIKMWAIACFATQRQCREEILKSFTDQLRKISKDAGMPIQGQPCFCKYAQGADSVEPMFRHLKNTYAGLQLIIVILPGKTPVYAEVKRVGDTLLGMATQCVQVKNVVKTSPQTLSNLCLKINVKLGGINNILVPHQRPSVFQQPVIFLGADVTHPPAGDGKKPSIAAVVGSMDAHPSRYCATVRVQRPRQEVIQDLASMVRELLIQFYKSTRYKPTRIIFYRDGVSEGQFRQVLYYELLAIREACISLEKEYQPGITYIVVQKRHHTRLFCADRNERVGRSGNIPAGTTVDTDITHPYEFDFYLCSHAGIQGTSRPSHYHVLWDDNCFTGDEFQLLTYQLCHTYVRCTRSVSIPAPAYYAHLVAFRARYHLVDKEHDSAEGSHVSGQSNGRDPTALAKAVQIHHDTLTTMYFA is encoded by the exons ATGGAAATCGGAACAACAG TAGCCGTTGGAGCAGCCGCTGAAGCACAAGCCCTTTTTACGTTGCCACGGCGACCTGGCTATGGCACCCTTGGGAAGCCCATCAAGCTTCTGGCCAACTGCTTCCAGGTGGAAATACCCAAGATCGACGTGTATCTGTATGAGGTGGACATCAAGCCTGATAAATGTCCTCGTCGGGTCAACAG GGAGGTGGTGGACTCCATGGTTCAGCATTTCAAGGTGACCATCTTTGGCGACTGTCTGCCAGTTTATGATGGGAAGAGAAGCCTCTACACAGCGACCCCACTCCCCGTTGCCACCGGAGGG GTGGATCTGGATGTCACCCTGCCAGGTGACGGTGGGAAGGACCGCCCATTTAAAGTCACCATTAGGTTTGTGTCACTGGTCAGCTGGCACATGCTGCATGAAGTCTTGACGGGACGTGGTGTGGCCCAGCCAGTGGACCTGGAGAAACCGATCAGCACCAACCCCGTTCACGCCGTGGACGTCGTCCTTCGACACCTGCCCTCCATGAA GTACACGCCTGTCGGACgatccttcttctcctccccaGAGGGCTATGACCACCCGCtaggtggagggagagaggtgtGGTTTGGCTTCCATCAGTCAGTGCGGCCGGCCATGTGGAAAATGATGCTCAACATCGATG TGTCAGCCACAgctttttataaagcccagcCGGTCATCCAGTTCATGTGTGAAGTCCTGGACATTCACAACATTGACGAGCAGCCCCGCCCCCTCACTGACTCCCACAGGGTCAAGTTCACCAAAGAGATCAAAG GTCTTAAAGTGGAAGTGACACACTGTGGAACCATGCGTAGGAAGTACAGAGTCTGCAATGTAACACGACGCCCTGCCAGCCTCCAGAC ATTTCCGTTGCAGCTTGAGAGCGGTCAGACAGTTGAACGTACAGTGGCGCAGTACTTCAGGGAGAAGTACAGCCTGCAGCTTAAGTACCCCCACCTGCCTTGTCTGCAGGTGGGCCAGGAGCAGAAACACACCTACCTGCCCCTGGAG GTGTGTAACATTGTACCTGGTCAGCGGTGCATAAAAAAACTAACAGACAACCAGACGTCGACCATGATCAAAGCAACAGCCCGCTCTGcaccagacagacaggaggagatcAGCAGACTG gTGAGGAGTGCAAATTACGAGGCCGACCCGTTTGTTCAGGAGTTTCAGTTCCGCGTGCGCGATGAGATGGCTCAAGTGACGGGCCGCGTCCTGCCGGCCCCCATGCTGCAATATGGCGGCAGGGTGAGCTCTGAACCATTTATG CCCCAGCAGATCAACCCTGCACTGTCGTTGCAGAACCGCACGGTGGCCACACCCAGCCATGGGGTGTGGGACATGAGGGGGAAGCAGTTTCACACTGGAGTGGAGATCAAGATGTGGGCCATCGCCTGCTTCGCCACCCAGAGGCAGTGCCGAGAAGAGATCCTCAA GAGCTTTACTGACCAGCTGCGTAAAATCTCAAAGGATGCTGGGATGCCGATTCAAGGTCAGCCATGCTTCTGTAAATACGCCCAGGGAGCCGACAGCGTGGAACCCATGTTCAGACACCTGAAGAACACCTATGCTGGGCTGCAGCTCATCATTGTAATCCTGCCTGGGAAAACACCGGTCTATG CTGAGGTGAAGCGGGTGGGTGACACCCTCCTCGGCATGGCCACTCAGTGTGTGCAAGTGAAGAACGTAGTGAAGACGTCCCCACAGACCCTCTCAAACCTCTGCCTCAAGATCAACGTCAAGCTGGGAGGAATCAACAACATCCTGGTTCCACACCAACG ACCCTCTGTATTCCAGCAGCCTGTCATCTTCCTTGGGGCTGATGTCACTCATCCTCCAGCAGGAGACGGGAAAAAGCCATCTATTGCAGCG GTGGTAGGCAGCATGGACGCCCACCCCAGCAGGTACTGTGCTACAGTGAGGGTCCAGAGGCCCAGACAGGAGGTCATCCAGGATTTGGCCTCCATGGTGCGGGAGCTCTTGATCCAGTTTTACAAATCGACCCGCTACAAGCCAACCAGGATCATCTTCTACAGGGATGGAGTGTCAGAGGGACAGTTCAGACAG GTGCTGTACTATGAGCTGCTGGCCATTAGAGAGGCTTGCATCAGTCTGGAGAAGGAATACCAGCCGGGGATCACCTACATTGTTGTACAGAAACGCCATCACACTCGTCTCTTCTGTGCAGATCGCAATGAGCGG GTTGGGCGAAGTGGAAACATTCCTGCCGGCACCACAGTGGACACAGACATCACCCACCCTTATGAGTTTGACTTTTACCTCTGCAGTCATGCTGGAATCCAG GGTACGAGCCGACCTTCCCACTACCATGTTCTGTGGGACGACAACTGTTTCACCGGCGACGAGTTCCAGCTCCTCACCTACCAGCTGTGCCACACCTACGTCCGCTGCACGCGCTCCGTCTCCATCCCAGCACCGGCCTACTACGCCCACCTGGTGGCCTTCCGCGCCCGCTACCATCTGGTTGACAAAGAGCACGACAG TGCGGAGGGCAGCCACGTCTCAGGGCAGAGTAATGGCAGGGACCCCACGGCGCTGGCCAAGGCTGTTCAGATACACCACGACACACTGACGACCATGTATTTCGCCTGA
- the ago3b gene encoding protein argonaute-3 isoform X5 — translation MEIGTTVAVGAAAEAQALFTLPRRPGYGTLGKPIKLLANCFQVEIPKIDVYLYEVDIKPDKCPRRVNREVVDSMVQHFKVTIFGDCLPVYDGKRSLYTATPLPVATGGVDLDVTLPGDGGKDRPFKVTIRFVSLVSWHMLHEVLTGRGVAQPVDLEKPISTNPVHAVDVVLRHLPSMKYTPVGRSFFSSPEGYDHPLGGGREVWFGFHQSVRPAMWKMMLNIDVSATAFYKAQPVIQFMCEVLDIHNIDEQPRPLTDSHRVKFTKEIKGLKVEVTHCGTMRRKYRVCNVTRRPASLQTFPLQLESGQTVERTVAQYFREKYSLQLKYPHLPCLQVGQEQKHTYLPLEVCNIVPGQRCIKKLTDNQTSTMIKATARSAPDRQEEISRLVRSANYEADPFVQEFQFRVRDEMAQVTGRVLPAPMLQYGGRNRTVATPSHGVWDMRGKQFHTGVEIKMWAIACFATQRQCREEILKSFTDQLRKISKDAGMPIQGQPCFCKYAQGADSVEPMFRHLKNTYAGLQLIIVILPGKTPVYAEVKRVGDTLLGMATQCVQVKNVVKTSPQTLSNLCLKINVKLGGINNILVPHQRPSVFQQPVIFLGADVTHPPAGDGKKPSIAAVVGSMDAHPSRYCATVRVQRPRQEVIQDLASMVRELLIQFYKSTRYKPTRIIFYRDGVSEGQFRQVLYYELLAIREACISLEKEYQPGITYIVVQKRHHTRLFCADRNERVGRSGNIPAGTTVDTDITHPYEFDFYLCSHAGIQGTSRPSHYHVLWDDNCFTGDEFQLLTYQLCHTYVRCTRSVSIPAPAYYAHLVAFRARYHLVDKEHDSAEGSHVSGQSNGRDPTALAKAVQIHHDTLTTMYFA, via the exons ATGGAAATCGGAACAACAG TAGCCGTTGGAGCAGCCGCTGAAGCACAAGCCCTTTTTACGTTGCCACGGCGACCTGGCTATGGCACCCTTGGGAAGCCCATCAAGCTTCTGGCCAACTGCTTCCAGGTGGAAATACCCAAGATCGACGTGTATCTGTATGAGGTGGACATCAAGCCTGATAAATGTCCTCGTCGGGTCAACAG GGAGGTGGTGGACTCCATGGTTCAGCATTTCAAGGTGACCATCTTTGGCGACTGTCTGCCAGTTTATGATGGGAAGAGAAGCCTCTACACAGCGACCCCACTCCCCGTTGCCACCGGAGGG GTGGATCTGGATGTCACCCTGCCAGGTGACGGTGGGAAGGACCGCCCATTTAAAGTCACCATTAGGTTTGTGTCACTGGTCAGCTGGCACATGCTGCATGAAGTCTTGACGGGACGTGGTGTGGCCCAGCCAGTGGACCTGGAGAAACCGATCAGCACCAACCCCGTTCACGCCGTGGACGTCGTCCTTCGACACCTGCCCTCCATGAA GTACACGCCTGTCGGACgatccttcttctcctccccaGAGGGCTATGACCACCCGCtaggtggagggagagaggtgtGGTTTGGCTTCCATCAGTCAGTGCGGCCGGCCATGTGGAAAATGATGCTCAACATCGATG TGTCAGCCACAgctttttataaagcccagcCGGTCATCCAGTTCATGTGTGAAGTCCTGGACATTCACAACATTGACGAGCAGCCCCGCCCCCTCACTGACTCCCACAGGGTCAAGTTCACCAAAGAGATCAAAG GTCTTAAAGTGGAAGTGACACACTGTGGAACCATGCGTAGGAAGTACAGAGTCTGCAATGTAACACGACGCCCTGCCAGCCTCCAGAC ATTTCCGTTGCAGCTTGAGAGCGGTCAGACAGTTGAACGTACAGTGGCGCAGTACTTCAGGGAGAAGTACAGCCTGCAGCTTAAGTACCCCCACCTGCCTTGTCTGCAGGTGGGCCAGGAGCAGAAACACACCTACCTGCCCCTGGAG GTGTGTAACATTGTACCTGGTCAGCGGTGCATAAAAAAACTAACAGACAACCAGACGTCGACCATGATCAAAGCAACAGCCCGCTCTGcaccagacagacaggaggagatcAGCAGACTG gTGAGGAGTGCAAATTACGAGGCCGACCCGTTTGTTCAGGAGTTTCAGTTCCGCGTGCGCGATGAGATGGCTCAAGTGACGGGCCGCGTCCTGCCGGCCCCCATGCTGCAATATGGCGGCAGG AACCGCACGGTGGCCACACCCAGCCATGGGGTGTGGGACATGAGGGGGAAGCAGTTTCACACTGGAGTGGAGATCAAGATGTGGGCCATCGCCTGCTTCGCCACCCAGAGGCAGTGCCGAGAAGAGATCCTCAA GAGCTTTACTGACCAGCTGCGTAAAATCTCAAAGGATGCTGGGATGCCGATTCAAGGTCAGCCATGCTTCTGTAAATACGCCCAGGGAGCCGACAGCGTGGAACCCATGTTCAGACACCTGAAGAACACCTATGCTGGGCTGCAGCTCATCATTGTAATCCTGCCTGGGAAAACACCGGTCTATG CTGAGGTGAAGCGGGTGGGTGACACCCTCCTCGGCATGGCCACTCAGTGTGTGCAAGTGAAGAACGTAGTGAAGACGTCCCCACAGACCCTCTCAAACCTCTGCCTCAAGATCAACGTCAAGCTGGGAGGAATCAACAACATCCTGGTTCCACACCAACG ACCCTCTGTATTCCAGCAGCCTGTCATCTTCCTTGGGGCTGATGTCACTCATCCTCCAGCAGGAGACGGGAAAAAGCCATCTATTGCAGCG GTGGTAGGCAGCATGGACGCCCACCCCAGCAGGTACTGTGCTACAGTGAGGGTCCAGAGGCCCAGACAGGAGGTCATCCAGGATTTGGCCTCCATGGTGCGGGAGCTCTTGATCCAGTTTTACAAATCGACCCGCTACAAGCCAACCAGGATCATCTTCTACAGGGATGGAGTGTCAGAGGGACAGTTCAGACAG GTGCTGTACTATGAGCTGCTGGCCATTAGAGAGGCTTGCATCAGTCTGGAGAAGGAATACCAGCCGGGGATCACCTACATTGTTGTACAGAAACGCCATCACACTCGTCTCTTCTGTGCAGATCGCAATGAGCGG GTTGGGCGAAGTGGAAACATTCCTGCCGGCACCACAGTGGACACAGACATCACCCACCCTTATGAGTTTGACTTTTACCTCTGCAGTCATGCTGGAATCCAG GGTACGAGCCGACCTTCCCACTACCATGTTCTGTGGGACGACAACTGTTTCACCGGCGACGAGTTCCAGCTCCTCACCTACCAGCTGTGCCACACCTACGTCCGCTGCACGCGCTCCGTCTCCATCCCAGCACCGGCCTACTACGCCCACCTGGTGGCCTTCCGCGCCCGCTACCATCTGGTTGACAAAGAGCACGACAG TGCGGAGGGCAGCCACGTCTCAGGGCAGAGTAATGGCAGGGACCCCACGGCGCTGGCCAAGGCTGTTCAGATACACCACGACACACTGACGACCATGTATTTCGCCTGA
- the ago3b gene encoding protein argonaute-3 isoform X3, translating into MEIGTTVAVGAAAEAQALFTLPRRPGYGTLGKPIKLLANCFQVEIPKIDVYLYEVDIKPDKCPRRVNREVVDSMVQHFKVTIFGDCLPVYDGKRSLYTATPLPVATGGVDLDVTLPGDGGKDRPFKVTIRFVSLVSWHMLHEVLTGRGVAQPVDLEKPISTNPVHAVDVVLRHLPSMKYTPVGRSFFSSPEGYDHPLGGGREVWFGFHQSVRPAMWKMMLNIDVSATAFYKAQPVIQFMCEVLDIHNIDEQPRPLTDSHRVKFTKEIKGLKVEVTHCGTMRRKYRVCNVTRRPASLQTFPLQLESGQTVERTVAQYFREKYSLQLKYPHLPCLQVGQEQKHTYLPLEVCNIVPGQRCIKKLTDNQTSTMIKATARSAPDRQEEISRLVRSANYEADPFVQEFQFRVRDEMAQVTGRVLPAPMLQYGGRPQQINPALSLQNRTVATPSHGVWDMRGKQFHTGVEIKMWAIACFATQRQCREEILKSFTDQLRKISKDAGMPIQGQPCFCKYAQGADSVEPMFRHLKNTYAGLQLIIVILPGKTPVYAEVKRVGDTLLGMATQCVQVKNVVKTSPQTLSNLCLKINVKLGGINNILVPHQRPSVFQQPVIFLGADVTHPPAGDGKKPSIAAVVGSMDAHPSRYCATVRVQRPRQEVIQDLASMVRELLIQFYKSTRYKPTRIIFYRDGVSEGQFRQVLYYELLAIREACISLEKEYQPGITYIVVQKRHHTRLFCADRNERVGRSGNIPAGTTVDTDITHPYEFDFYLCSHAGIQGTSRPSHYHVLWDDNCFTGDEFQLLTYQLCHTYVRCTRSVSIPAPAYYAHLVAFRARYHLVDKEHDSAEGSHVSGQSNGRDPTALAKAVQIHHDTLTTMYFA; encoded by the exons ATGGAAATCGGAACAACAG TAGCCGTTGGAGCAGCCGCTGAAGCACAAGCCCTTTTTACGTTGCCACGGCGACCTGGCTATGGCACCCTTGGGAAGCCCATCAAGCTTCTGGCCAACTGCTTCCAGGTGGAAATACCCAAGATCGACGTGTATCTGTATGAGGTGGACATCAAGCCTGATAAATGTCCTCGTCGGGTCAACAG GGAGGTGGTGGACTCCATGGTTCAGCATTTCAAGGTGACCATCTTTGGCGACTGTCTGCCAGTTTATGATGGGAAGAGAAGCCTCTACACAGCGACCCCACTCCCCGTTGCCACCGGAGGG GTGGATCTGGATGTCACCCTGCCAGGTGACGGTGGGAAGGACCGCCCATTTAAAGTCACCATTAGGTTTGTGTCACTGGTCAGCTGGCACATGCTGCATGAAGTCTTGACGGGACGTGGTGTGGCCCAGCCAGTGGACCTGGAGAAACCGATCAGCACCAACCCCGTTCACGCCGTGGACGTCGTCCTTCGACACCTGCCCTCCATGAA GTACACGCCTGTCGGACgatccttcttctcctccccaGAGGGCTATGACCACCCGCtaggtggagggagagaggtgtGGTTTGGCTTCCATCAGTCAGTGCGGCCGGCCATGTGGAAAATGATGCTCAACATCGATG TGTCAGCCACAgctttttataaagcccagcCGGTCATCCAGTTCATGTGTGAAGTCCTGGACATTCACAACATTGACGAGCAGCCCCGCCCCCTCACTGACTCCCACAGGGTCAAGTTCACCAAAGAGATCAAAG GTCTTAAAGTGGAAGTGACACACTGTGGAACCATGCGTAGGAAGTACAGAGTCTGCAATGTAACACGACGCCCTGCCAGCCTCCAGAC ATTTCCGTTGCAGCTTGAGAGCGGTCAGACAGTTGAACGTACAGTGGCGCAGTACTTCAGGGAGAAGTACAGCCTGCAGCTTAAGTACCCCCACCTGCCTTGTCTGCAGGTGGGCCAGGAGCAGAAACACACCTACCTGCCCCTGGAG GTGTGTAACATTGTACCTGGTCAGCGGTGCATAAAAAAACTAACAGACAACCAGACGTCGACCATGATCAAAGCAACAGCCCGCTCTGcaccagacagacaggaggagatcAGCAGACTG gTGAGGAGTGCAAATTACGAGGCCGACCCGTTTGTTCAGGAGTTTCAGTTCCGCGTGCGCGATGAGATGGCTCAAGTGACGGGCCGCGTCCTGCCGGCCCCCATGCTGCAATATGGCGGCAGG CCCCAGCAGATCAACCCTGCACTGTCGTTGCAGAACCGCACGGTGGCCACACCCAGCCATGGGGTGTGGGACATGAGGGGGAAGCAGTTTCACACTGGAGTGGAGATCAAGATGTGGGCCATCGCCTGCTTCGCCACCCAGAGGCAGTGCCGAGAAGAGATCCTCAA GAGCTTTACTGACCAGCTGCGTAAAATCTCAAAGGATGCTGGGATGCCGATTCAAGGTCAGCCATGCTTCTGTAAATACGCCCAGGGAGCCGACAGCGTGGAACCCATGTTCAGACACCTGAAGAACACCTATGCTGGGCTGCAGCTCATCATTGTAATCCTGCCTGGGAAAACACCGGTCTATG CTGAGGTGAAGCGGGTGGGTGACACCCTCCTCGGCATGGCCACTCAGTGTGTGCAAGTGAAGAACGTAGTGAAGACGTCCCCACAGACCCTCTCAAACCTCTGCCTCAAGATCAACGTCAAGCTGGGAGGAATCAACAACATCCTGGTTCCACACCAACG ACCCTCTGTATTCCAGCAGCCTGTCATCTTCCTTGGGGCTGATGTCACTCATCCTCCAGCAGGAGACGGGAAAAAGCCATCTATTGCAGCG GTGGTAGGCAGCATGGACGCCCACCCCAGCAGGTACTGTGCTACAGTGAGGGTCCAGAGGCCCAGACAGGAGGTCATCCAGGATTTGGCCTCCATGGTGCGGGAGCTCTTGATCCAGTTTTACAAATCGACCCGCTACAAGCCAACCAGGATCATCTTCTACAGGGATGGAGTGTCAGAGGGACAGTTCAGACAG GTGCTGTACTATGAGCTGCTGGCCATTAGAGAGGCTTGCATCAGTCTGGAGAAGGAATACCAGCCGGGGATCACCTACATTGTTGTACAGAAACGCCATCACACTCGTCTCTTCTGTGCAGATCGCAATGAGCGG GTTGGGCGAAGTGGAAACATTCCTGCCGGCACCACAGTGGACACAGACATCACCCACCCTTATGAGTTTGACTTTTACCTCTGCAGTCATGCTGGAATCCAG GGTACGAGCCGACCTTCCCACTACCATGTTCTGTGGGACGACAACTGTTTCACCGGCGACGAGTTCCAGCTCCTCACCTACCAGCTGTGCCACACCTACGTCCGCTGCACGCGCTCCGTCTCCATCCCAGCACCGGCCTACTACGCCCACCTGGTGGCCTTCCGCGCCCGCTACCATCTGGTTGACAAAGAGCACGACAG TGCGGAGGGCAGCCACGTCTCAGGGCAGAGTAATGGCAGGGACCCCACGGCGCTGGCCAAGGCTGTTCAGATACACCACGACACACTGACGACCATGTATTTCGCCTGA